Within the Deltaproteobacteria bacterium genome, the region CGGTGCCGGTGGTGCACGTCGCAGAGCACCCAGAGGTTGTCTGGGTGGTGATCGATCCATGCCTCCATCTCGCTGCGGCTGAAGGTCCTGCGGTACAGCGGCTCCAGCGGGTTCTGCTCCCTCAGCTTCGAGATCACATCTGCGTTGAACTTCCCGACGTCGATCGCCTTGGCCAAGCTCCACTCGATGAGCGCGTGGTGCGTCTCGAGCTGCACGGCGCCGAAGCGGTTGCGCGTCGGGCTCTTCAGCGTGGAGTACTTCACGCCGCAAACTACGCAGGGCCGGTCTTCCTTGTGCACCAGGTGGTGGTGGATGGCGCCGTACGCCGTGCTCTCGGTCCGCGGTGAGTGCGGCGGGTAGAAGACGGCCTCCAACAGCTCTCGCTCGACGCAGTGGACGTTGGCGGTCTGAGGCTGAACGGCCTGCCCAGCCGGCGCATGAGCGGCGGCACTGCCCGCCCGTGAAACTGGCTGAACCTTCCCGGCGACCGGAGCAGCACCAGCCTGAAGTGCGGCACGTGCACGCCGGGCACCTCGCGACGACGACCTCTCCGCGTTCCCATCGGCCTTCTCCTTCTTGAACATGGGGTTCATGACGAGCTCCCGAAAAAGAAGAGGCCGGCGACACGGGACGAACTCGTCTCCGTGTCGCCGGCCTCGTGAGCACCCTCATCAGTGCGACGCCCCGTTCATCAGCTGGGGCCCGATCGCGCCGTTGACCGGGGGCGCGATGGCGGTGGCATCACCGCCGCTGGGCGTGGGCACGCTCTGAATCACCGGAGCGGGCGTGGGAGCCAGCGCCGGCGAGGGCTGCACCGGAGCCGGGTTCGACGCGACCGGCGGGCTCACCACCGGAGCGGGCTGCGTCGCGACCGGAGCCGGCGCGGGCTTCGCGGGCGCGGTGGTGCTCGTGCCCGAGGCCGGCTGCGTCGTCGTGCTTCCCGCCTTCGCCTTCTTGGACTGCCGGCCGGCCTTGCGCGCCTTCTTCAGCTCACCCTCCAGCGCCGAGCCCGGGGTGGCGAGCCGCTGCAGGATCACGTCGGCCTGGGCGATGAGGAGCTTGAGCTCCGAGAGCGCCGTGGTGCCCTTGTGCGACGCTTCCGGCGCGCTGCCCTCGGCGATGAGCGCCGCCTCCGCCTCCTCGTACCGCTTGGCCACCTTGCTGATCTTCTCGGCGTAGGGGTGGCCCTCCTTGCCCGCGGCCCGGAGCGCCTCCTCGAGCTGCTTCGCCTGCTCGGTCGGCGCCAGGGCCATCCACGTCGTCTGCACGCCGATCTTCGCGTACAGCGCCGCGTTGGTGGACTCGATGATGGCGTAGGTGCCGCCCACGACCATCTTCAAGTTCGCCGCCGCGGTGCGCGCCTTGGCGGTGAGATCCTTCTTGCGGTTGCTGTGCGCCGAGGCGTCGAGGATCGCCGTGCTGCTCTCCGCGACCCCTGCCCGGAACTTCGGCCGAAGCGCGACGGCCTCCGGGCTGTTCACCTCGTCGAGGAGCTGGAGGTAGGCCTCGGCCTTATCCAGCGTGGCGTTGTGGGACTGCTTCACTTCATTGACGGACTTCATGGCGGACTCCTTTGTGTTTGCTGCGGTTTTGTCCGACCGCCCCTCGGGAGCCCGATGCTCCGTTGCAGCGTGCGGACGGAGACCGGTATTGCTGCCGGCGTGCCAGCACCCAACACACTGAAATGACAGGAGGAGTCGCCGTGGCCCGATTTCGGTGGGCTCGGCCGACGGCCGAGCTCGAGCCTCGGCTCCGGGAACTTCGGTCGAGTGATTTCAGGCGCTTGGACTTCGACCACCGCCGCGGCCGGCAACTTGAGCATCCGCTTAAGCTCGAGCGCGGATTTCTGAGCAGATGCTCAACTGACGGGAGTGGCGAGCGCTCCAGAGCAATCGCCCGAGTCGGGAGATTGGTTTTTTCGGATCGCCGGAGTCGGGCGATCGCCTTTTTCCGATCGCCCAAGTCAGGCGGTTCAGTCAGAGCGGATCGCCAGCGGCGGACGATCGCTTTTTCCCGATCGCCCGAGTCGGGACGTTCAGTCGGAGCGGATCGCCCGAGTTGGGCGAGCGCTTTTTTCCGATCGCCCGAGTCAGGAGGTTCAGTCGGGACGGATCGCCCGAGTCGGCCGATCGCTTTTTCCCGATCGCCCGGTTCCGGAAGTCCAGTCGGGGCGGATCGCCCGAGGTTGGCGATCCCATTTTCCCGATCGCCCAAGTCGGGAGGTCCGGTCGGGGCGGATCGCCCGAGTCGGAAGACAGGACCGACCCGATCTCCAAAGTGGGGATATCAGTCTGAGCGAAACTACGGAGTCCGGAGATTGGCCTGAAGTTGCTCGCCGAGTCGGGAGATCACTTGCAGTGGATGTTAAGCGCGTGGTGGTGCTGACGGGCCGCGAGAGCGGTCGTCGTGCCCAGTTGGTGCCCATCAATGAGCTCGTGAGCCTCGCGTGGGAGCAAGCGCGCACGATTCGGCGTTCGGCCATTTACGAATCGGCCACGCCGCGTAATTGAGCCGCTCATCGTCGCTGACGACTCCGCCGTCGCTCACAGTTCGAATGAACGGGTGCGACGCGTATGCGAGAACGCGTTCGGCACGCCTGCGTGCTTCTGGGCCGATTTCAGGGTGGCGAAGTGCGCTGTCCGCGATCATCGCAGCAAGGTCCAGGTGGCCCATGATCGTGTGGATCTCTGCCTTGTCCACGGCGACGATCAGGTTGCCCGGATAGTTGGCATCCACGAATTGCGCTGTCTTGAGTGCCTCTTCTGCCCGCCACGGTTCGTGGAGGGCAGCGAAAACTGCATCGTCCACATTGGAAATGGCGAGTGCCTTTTCTGTCAGCATGCTCTCCGTGACGAGGCCGCCCTTTCCGGCGATCTCCACTCGACCGAATTCGTCCTCGCTCGGAGCAATGAGCTCGAGGCGCGCGAGGCGAACGGCGTTTCGATACGAGCTGTTGATTGCGTAGATCGTCGAGAGAGAGACCACGACGACCGTGGCGATTTTGAGCCGGTTCTTCCCCGAAGCCGAAAGCGTCCCCTTGTCGATCCAGGCGTTGGTGACCGACATCCCCCATGCCACGACTTGGCTGATCAGGGTGAGCAGGGGCATGGGGCAATGGAGGAGTCTATCGTTGCCGCGCCCGATCCTGCGTTGCGCTCGCCAAGGCCGACTCGCGAGTCAGAATGGCTCTATCGGTTTGAGGCGCGCCTCACGGTCTGGGGCAGCGGGTACTTCAACTTCACCGGCTCCGTCTTTACGGCGCGCGGAGCGCCCGCGGTCGGGTCATAGAAGTACCAAACGTTGAACTTCACTTCGTTCTTATGGGTGTCGTGGTTAAGGCTCGGCCATCCGAGGTGGTCGGCGATCCACTGACGCAGCTCCACCTTCGCTTCGCGCTGCGAGTCCTTTTGCCAGGTCTCCATGACCGCGCCCAGCAGGACATCGCACAGCCCGATGCTCGGCGTGTCCTTGGAGTCGCGAGTGAAGACGCGGTCCACGGAGCGCACCTGGCCGAATAGCTTCTTGAGGACGTGGTTCGCGATAATCTCGACGACCTCATCCGCCTTCCCGTAACTCGACTGAATCGGGTCGACCCAAATGCGAAACGTCTGGGCGCGCTCCGGGTACGCCGTCAGGCACCTCTGGATTTTGTTCGTGAGCAGCCGCGTGAAGTGCTTCTGGCGGGCAAGGTCCCAGCTGCCGCTGTGATGAGTGAGGTCGACATCCGCCATGCGCACGACGAGGCAATGGAACGCGAGGTAGTTCGTCTTGAAGAACGACTCGACCAGCGCCTTGTAGAACTTCAGGTTCGCGTCATTGACCTTGTTCCATTTGATTTCGTACGGGTAGCGGTAGCGCTCACGTAGGTCGGTGATCATCGCGGCGAAGTCACCGCGTCGCTGGTCCGGAGACCACAGCGACCCGAATCCGTAGAACGGCTTCCCACCGGTGCCGGACTCGTCACACGAGATGATCCAACGCTTCACGCCCGGCGGTGGCGGCGAGTCGTCGTCATCGGTGCGCTTCGTCCCCATGTCGCTCCTGAGACCTGTCTTGAAGTGCCTTCTGCGCGGCGATCGGACGACCAGGCTGCTTGATCCTGACCAGTGTCCCCGGATCAATGGCAAGTCCTTCGCTCGGGCGGTGACGCTGCCCCCCGTCGTTCCTAGCTTCCCGGTGCAACGGGAGCCGGCCGTGTCAGAAGTTCGACCAGGACGCGAGTTTGCTGAGACGCGAACTGCCTTCAGCGGCAGCCGTTCGCCAACTCGCGCAGTCGAACTGGAGGCCGTGGCGTGAACGCCGCCGAGCCTGCACCCCAGACCGCGCCGGCTTCAGGGCCCGTGCGGAGCGAAGAACGTTCCACGCTCGCGCGTACCCGCCAGCTCGTGATCGCGCGCGGCGCCTCGACGGTGCTGACGTTCTGCATTCCGCTCGTCCTCGCTCGGATGCTGAACACCACCCAGTACGGCACCTACAAGCAGTTCGTCCTGGTGGCGCAGACGGCCTATCTCCTGCTGCCGTTCGGCGTGACGCAGAGCCTCTACTACTTCCTCCCGAACGGTCAGAACCGCCGCGCGTACATCTGCCAGACGCACCTGTTCACCGGCGCCGTCGCGGCGGCCGCAGCAGTTGTCCTCTTCGTCTTCGGCGCTCCCATCGCGACCCGACTCGGCAACCCCGGGCTTGGCGCATTCAGGGGGCAACTCGGGCTCTACGCCGCCGGCCTGCTGGCCTCGTTGCCGTTCGAGATCACGTTTACGGCGCGTGGCCGCACGGGGCAGGCCGCTGTCACGTACATCCTCTCGGACATCGCGCGCACCGCCGCAATGACGCTGCCGGTCCTGCTGGGCTGGGGCATGGCAGGCCTCACCACTGGGCTCGCGGCGTGGGCGACGGCGCGCTGGGTAGCCGCGCTTCTGCTCACCGTCCGTGGCGAGACCGGGCCCGCGTTCACGCGCGCCACGTGGAGCCAGCAGTGGCGCTACGCGCTGCCCTTCGGCACCGCGATGTTGGTGGCGGTGCCGCAGAACTACTTCCACCAGTACGCAGTGTCCGCGAGCGTCACCGCCGCCGAGTTCGCCGCGTATTCGATCGGCTGCTTCCAGCTCCCGCTCGTCGACTTGCTCTACATGCCCACGACCGAGATCCTCATGGTGCGGATCGGAGAGCTCGACGCGGAGAAGCGCAGCGCCGAAGCGGCGGGCGTGTTCAGCCAAGCGGTGGCGCGGCTTTCTCAGCTCTTCCTGCCCCTCGCCCTGTTCCTTTTCGCGGCCGCAGGTGACTTCGTCCCCGCGCTGTTCTCCACGCGCTACCTCAGCGCAGTGCCCATCTTCCGCGTCGCCGTTTGGGCCATCGTGCTCTCGAGCTTCCCGGCCGATGGGGCCTTGCGCGCTCGCAAGCGGACCGACTTCATTCTTCGCAGCTACGTGCTGAAGGCGGTGGTGGCCGTGCCGGCAGTTATCGTCGGCATCCACGCGTGGGGCGCCTTCGGCGCCATCATCGGCTGGCTGCTCGGCGAGGTCGCCGGCAAGGGCATTCTGCTCGCGCGACTTCCAGAGACGCTGGCTGCGAGCGTGCGCGAGCTGCTTCCGCTCAGGACATTTGCGAAGACGCTCGCGGCGGGCACTGCCGCAGCTGCGGCGGTCGCCCTCTTCGCGTGGGCGGCGCCGCCTGAGAAGCATGTGGCACGCCTCGCGTTCGAATGCTTGCTGTTCGCGGGCGTGCACGCGGGCGTCCTCGCGCTCCTTGGAGAGCGGCCGCTGGCGTTGGTGACCAGCTTCATCCGCGGCTGAACCTCACGCGCGCCCGCGTCGTGGTCAGCGCACCCACGTGGGTTGCCGCTCGCAACGCGAAAACCAAGATTGGCTTGGGCTCGGGGGGCTCGACATGAAATCCACGCAGGAAAACGTTCCGAAGGGCTCGTTCGACCCGAACCAGGTCGCAGCGACAAACACCGCCCACAATGACGTGGACGGACGACAGTCCGCGCGGTGGGCGAACGAGGTCGAGTTCTTCGATCGGCTCGCCGACCGAATTGAGCGCGGGCTGCGGCCGTTCTCGAGCAAGGAATTGAATCGATACACGCGGCACCCGCGGCGGATCTACGACAAAGAATTCCGCTTCAGGATGCTCGGCGACCTCACGGGGCTGCGCGTGCTCGACCTCGGGTGCGGCGAGGGCAGCAACTCCGTCTTCCTCGCGCTGAATGGCGCTCAGGTCGTCGGTCTCGACATCTCGCCGAGGCTCATCGAGCTCGCCAAGAAACGCGCCGGGCTGAACGGTGTCGAGAGCAAGACCCAGTTTCGATGCATCCCGATCGAGCGAGCCGAGCTGCCGGAGAGCAGCTTCGACGTGATCTGGGGCGACGGAATCCTCCACCACCTCATCGACGTGCTCGAGCCCACGCTCCAGCAACTCGTTCGATGCGCGAAGCCCGGCGCGCGGATCGTCTTCTCGGAGCCGGTCGCACAGAACCTGCTCCTGCGCTCGTTGCGCGGGCACGTTCCCATTCACACGGACGCGACGCCGGATGAGCGGCCGCTGGAGACGCGCGAGCTGGAGCTGATCAACAAGTACCTGCCGGGCCTGCGTGCGCAGCACTTCCACGGACTCGGCCGCCTGACCCAATTCGTGGTGCCCGTTCACGCCTATGAAGAAGCGCCGTGGCACCGGCGATTGCTGGCCGATGCGCTTCACACGGCCGACTTCGCGATGCTCAGCGTGCCGGGCCTAAGGAGCCTCGGCGGCATGCGCGTGATGTGGGGCGAGGTTCGAAAGTAGCTTCAGAGCCGCCTAACTCACCCACCGCATGATCCGGCGGTCTTCCGCCAGCGTCGCCAGGTCGAGCTTCCCCCGCTTCATCTCGAGCCGGCGAGCCTTTTGGTAGTGGCTGGAGCACAGCCCCCACGACACGCGCTTCTTGCCGCAACTCGGGACCGCGCACGGCGCCTCGGTTGCGAGGAACGCCGGACGCCCACGCTTGCCAACAGGCTTGGCCGCCACTGCCGCCACGCGCGAGACCGCCGTGCCCACCGTCGCTCCGAGCTCCCGCCCGAGGATTCGGCCGAGGTCCTGAACGGCCATCCGGATGGGATCGATCTTGCGAGGGCGGGGCATTCAAAAGCTCCTGGATGTGACGAGGTTCGAGCAACGTAGCAGGCCGCAGTTTTCACGAGACGACCAACGCTCTCCACTGGTGGCTTCAACCCTTGCTAGAGACTTTGCGGCCGAGCTCGTCGGACAGCCGCTCTAGCAGCGAGCCCGACTTGAGCCTTCCGCCGGCCTTCACCAGGTCGAGCAAGGGCTGGGCCTTTGGCGGCCGACCCGCCAGCGCGTCGTCATAGAGGATCTGGATGAGCACGAGCGCCGTGCAGTCTTCGTTCTTCTTGCCCTGCGTCACCGTGAGCGCGTCGCCCGACTGGACCGCACGCTGCACATCCTTGAGCCTCACCCACTTCTGGGCGTCGACGTCGAAGAGCGCGCGGTTCCGATAGCGACGGAGCTTCATTCCTGGCTCTCGGCGAGGACGACCTCGATGTCCAGGTTCGCGACCTCTGCGCCGTCCCGAAGCGCGACGAGCCAGGCGTCCTTGGGCTCGAGCCAGAGCGGAGTCTCGTAGAGAGCGCTTTCCAGATCCTCGATGTTCGTCTCGTTGTCTTCAAGGCGAGAGAGGATCTCTCGAACGATGCTCTCCGGCTCGTACATCTCTGAGACTTGATCGAGCGCCTGACGCAGTTCCTGGGGTGTGGCCTTTGGGCGGATCCCCACGGCCTTTCGGTCCGCCAGCAGAGTGCGCGCAAGCAGCGCAACAGGCTGCCTCAAGGCGTCGTTCAGGCGTGCGAGCTCCGGGATCTTCGCCGCGCGCCCATCGATCAGGCGCCGCACTTCCTCCGCGCTCGCTGCCCGGTGCCGAAGTTCATCTGCTGCGGTCTTCCAGCGCGGGGTCTTCTTCTTGTCGAGCTCATCCAGGATCTTGCTAGTCGCTTTACGCAGGACGGACAGCGCTCCGGCGGACATTCGGTGATTCCCCCACCAGCCCCGGAAGGACTTGGTGAAAGTAATTGTCACTCGGTGTCCTAGGGTCCTCAAGAGAACCGGTTGGGGCGTGGCCGGCCCTGACTTTCCCGTCGCGGAGAGCGGGAGACTGGTTGGGTTCCTGCGACTTGTGGATCTAGCGAGCCGGCGCCAGCCGTCAGGGCCGGCACGTAGGATCGTCAGAGCCGCACCGAGATCCGGCATGTCCAATCGCTATCCCTACGAGACGCGCGCGATCGAGCTTTTCATTGCGTACCTCTACAGCGTACGTGGAGAGCGGTTCCAAATCGAGGCCGAGCACGTTCAAGTCGGCACCCATAACTGCGACTTCATGCTGGCATCGGTTGATGAGCCCACACGACGAATCGCGGTCGAGATAGTCCGAATCGTTGATGACGAGACCGAGCTGAAGCAGGACGCGTTTCGCGCTGCGCATTGGTCCGCGCTTAAGGGCGAGCTGAGAACCCTTGGGGTGTCGGGCGTGTTGGTTCGCACGCCCTGGAACATCCCAACCGTTCCGCGTGTGAGCCGCGCGAACGCCCCCAAGCTTGCCCAGAGGCTGAAGGCCGCACTCGACGCTCGTCCTGACGACGAATCCGTAAGCGTTGACGGGCACAACGTCGTTCGACTGCCAGAGTTCAAAGACGTCGGCGCCTCGGCGAATTCAGGTGCGCACTACGTCAACCGGCCGCTGCTCACCCGTGGGCTACTGGAGACGCTCGCGGACAAAGAACTTCAGGTCGACTTCGCTGGCGTCGAGCGCGTCATCCTCGCAGTCGCTTGGCGGTCAAGCCTCGACGCAGACGAACTGCGCAGAGAGCTCGCCAACACGGATGACGTAGGTCGACTGAGAATCGTTGAACGCGTCTACCACGTGAGACTCGATGGTCCGGTCCAGCTTGTGTTCGCTCGCTCCATCGCCAGTGTCACGCAATCGGCGGCGCCCCTCCCTCCAGAGGATCGAGTCCTGCTCGATCACTGGCTCGCCGCGCGGCTCTTTGCGAACGCTTCGGGCGCTTTCAGCCGCGCCCGAGCAGAGGTTCTTGCCAATGGCGGTGAGACCACGTTCTTGAGTCGTGACACGCGCGAAGCGCTCGCACACCACGGCGCCCAGCTCGTTGAAGAGGGGCACCTTGCTGACGCGGCCTGGATTCTTGAATCCACCCGCGGTGATACCGATCCCCTTCCTGAGCAGCTCCTGCCTTCGGGCAGCATTACAACTGTGCGCGGGACTGCAGCGTGGCTCGCGCACACGCTGGCCGCACATGTGCAACGAGAAGAGCTGCCGTCGCTCGTGCGAACGATCGGAGCATTCGCAACGGACTCCAACGCCTACGTCCGCAAGATGGCGGCGTTCGGCCTGCGGGTGCTCATGGCTCGTCGAGATCGCGTGGGCCCCGGCAGCGAGCCGCTCGAGCCTGTGCTCCGGCAGGACATCTATCGGCTGTGGCGCGACTACGTTGCCACCGCTCCCTCCGATTCACGCGGTGACGACGCGGCGTCCACGTTGGCATTCATTTACGACCTCAATGCCGAAGATGTCATTTGGGCTTTTGAGACCTTGCGCCCGGTCGTTGAGCACGACGGGCTGACCGACCTCACTCGGTTGGTCATCTACTTTGGATGGACGCGCGAGTCAGACACACTCATGTCTAGCGGGTTCGACGGTACATCCATCCGAGAGCGGGTACTGTCTCTCCTTCGCAGCGACGAAGATTTCCGCAGCCAAGTCGCCTATGTCGTGCACCACAACCTGAAGAACCATCCCGAGACCCGAGCGCTCGTTGCCGAACTCGTTGAGTCATTGCTCCGAAATGGGCAACCCGGCGACCACAATTTGTCCCTGTCACTTGAGTGCGCGGGGCTCCTGGCGGAGCCAGATCTGCTCGACGCGAAGTCCGACGCCCTAGTCTGCGCTCTAATTGCTAAAGCAAACGAGAGCTCGCAAGACGAAGGCTTCTACCTCGCTTACATCGTCAAACAGATCGCAGCCTCGCTGCGGGCTGCGAACCAGCCCGACCGCGCAGACCGCTGGCTCCAACAGCTCACTGCCCCGGAGCTCCGGCTCATCGCGGGACCCTGATGTCTGGACCCCTGATGCGGAGAGCCGATCCGATCTGCTCCTGCGCACCGTAACCGCACTTCGTACAAGCGGCTCATAGGAAGAGGCCCCTCGCCATGAAACGAGAACTCCGGAAGGTTCCGGCGAACATGCTCAGCCTCGGGCTGGGCGCTTTGACGCACGCACTTCGTCTGTCGTTTTACGCGGACTTCGACAACGGGCACTGGGGAGAGCTTTCGGTTCTCAATGCGGCACACGCCGCCGAGATTCTCATCAAGGCACGCATCGCTGCGGAACATCCGTTCTTGGTCTTCGAGGAACTCCCGCGCTCGACCCAGACCAAGAACGCAAACCTTGAGTTTGATGATCTCTTCACGAAAGGAAAGACCATCGACTACGCAGACCTGCCAGAGCGCCTATGGGCCGTTACTGGCGAAACGGTCCCGAACCTTGAGCTGTTCAAGGAATTCGGCCGCCTGAGAAACGCGATCCAGCATTTCGCATCACACCCAAAAGAAGACCCAAGGGAGAAGACCCTCGGTTTTGTATTTGGGGTTATCGATCCATTCATCAACAAGCAGTGGGGGCTATTCGCTATCGACTACAACGAGGAGATGGGAGACCACTACGAGCACATCTTCGACTCACTCGTTGCTCGTGACATTCGGCCCCTGATCTCACCCGATGCCGCGGAGGCATGGTCGAACCTCGGGTACAAGCCAGGGGCAACCGCGCCCGCTGGCTATGCGAAGTGGTTCGAGGATGCGATGGCGCGCGCCCTTCCCAAACCTAGGGCACCGAAAGCCCGCCAGAAGCACCTGTTACCCTGACGCGCTCGCTTGAGCGCCCCGCCTCCAACTCGGAGACGAGGCGCCCAGAGCCACCAACTATCGTTTCGCTACTCCAGCAGCTGCGGGTACCACCGATACACGCAGGTTCCTCCAGAATTGGCGAGCGGCACGAAGAGCGTCCCATCACGACCGACCGTCACGAACTGATCGATGATGGTCGCCGGGGCATCCTGCCCAGTGAAGCAGCCGCAGCTCTGACCGGAGGGCGTGAGGAGCTCAACCGTTCCCTGCCAGCTCGGCCCAGGCGGCACGGCCGCGTACCCGGTGAAGCCACGAACGGGGAAGAGGTCGGAGTTGCCGCGGCTCGAGATCCAGGCCGGAACCGGGTTCTGCTTTGCCTGAGCGTCGGGGAAGACCGCGGCGTAGTTGCCATCGCCCCGCATCGCGAGTGAGCCGTCGGTGAGCATCACGAGACCGCGCCACGCACCTCCCGTGACGCCGTCGGGCGTCACCGAAACCGCGAAAGCGCTCGTCATGGGCTCCAGGCTGGCGGTGAACCACTGCGCTTGCTGGCTGCCAGTGAGGGTGGAGAACAGGACCAGCACGTGGCCCTCACGGTTCACGCCGAGCGCGGTCAGCTGGTCGCCAGCGGCAAACGTGAGCGGAGCCCCAACGGGTAGGAGCTGCGAGCTGTATCGCTGAACCGTGGGTGGCGACACGCTGTCCGACAATCCTGCGTAGACATCGCCAGGGATCGATGACGCCACCAACGTCTTCAGGAATGCGCCCGCAGGTGCGGTGAACTGAACCTGCCTCACCATCGTCCCGTCAGGCGCGTACACCTGAAGCAAGCTCGAGCTCTGTTGCAGAGGAGCCCAGAGGTTCGCATACCCCGTCGGAAGCGGCTGGAGACGGAATCCGACCGTCCCTGCTCCTTGGTCCGTCTGCCTGGTCACCGTGCCGGAACCGAAGGTGAAGAACCGCCCGACCTGATCCGGTTCACCAATCAGCGCACCTGCCTCTTCGGTGAGCACACCGTTTCCCTCGTCATCACCAAAGCCTTCAATGCAGCCCCAATTCGGGTCGAGAAAGACCGTCAGAGCATTGGGCGATGCGGGAGGGAGGAGCGCCGAGCACGCGGCAGTCGCGGCGACGCTGACTCGGAGTGTGTCTTTCGCCGTTGCGCCGGTGTCGTCGGTCACCGTCAGCGTGACCGTGTAGTCGCCGGCCTTCGTGTACGTGTGCGTGAGCCAGCCCTGGGTCGAGGTCGCTCCGTCGCCGAAGTCCCAGTGAACCGACGCGATGAAGTGGTTGGACTGCGTGGTGTAGGAGCGCGTTCCGTCGAAGTACTCGGTGTCTGGAACGACGCCCTCGCCAACCGAGCCATCGAACACCGCGATGGCAACAGGTTGCTCACCCGTTGCGCCAGTCGTCCCGGTCGTGGTCGTGCCTGACGTGCCGGTGGTCGAGGTCGACGAGGCAGTCGTGCCGGTCGTCGATGTCGCGGTCGTGCCGGTCGTCGACGTTCCAGTCGTCGTGGTTGTCGAGCTGGAGCTGGACGAGCTGCTCGACCTGGTCCCTGTCGAGCCGCTGCTCGAAGAGCTGGAGGAGCTCGTGCCCGTCCCGGTGGTGCCGCTCGAAGAGCTCGCCGCGGTCGCGGTCGCGCTGGTCGAACCCGCGCTCGTGCCCGTCACATGAACGGTGAGGGTCGCGGTGCCCTTCTGGCCGGTGTTGTCCGTGGCAGTCATCACCACGGTGTACGTGCCCGCGTTCTTGAAGACGTGGCTCACCCAATCCGCGTTCGAGGTCGAGCCGTCGCCGAAGTTCCACTGAATCGACGCGATCCAATTGTTGGCGTTGGTGGTGTGCGAGCGCGTGCCGTCGAAGTCCTCGGTATCCGGTGCAGCGCCCTGCCCGACCGAGCCATCAAAGACCGCAACCGCGACCACGTCGCTCGTGCCGCCGCCGGTGGTGGAGCCCGTGCTTGAGCTGCTGCTCGAGGAGCTCGCGGTCGCTGTCGAGCTGGAGCTCGACGAGCTTCCGGTGGTGGATGAGCTGGAGCCGGACGAACCGGCCGTCGTGCTGGAGCTCGAACCGCTGGTGGTCGTGCTCGCGGTGGTCGTCGTGCCAGTGACGTGCACGGTGAGTGTCGCGGTGCCAGTCTGGCCGACGTCGTTCGTGGCCGTCATCGTGACCGTGTAGGTGCCCGGGTTCACGAACTTGTGGGTCGTCCAATCGGTGTTTGAGCTCTGGCCGTCGCCCCAGTCCCAGTGAATCGATGCGATCCAGTGATTGGGATCCGTCGAGTACGAGCGCGTGCCGTCGAAGTACTCGGTGTCGGGCGCTGGGCCGGTGCCGGTCGAGCCATCGAAGACGGCGACGGCGACGACGGTGCTGGAGGTTGCGGCCGAACGGGCGACGCGGCTCGAGGTGTCGCCCGCAGGAACGCCGCACCCCATCGCACCACACAACAATGCGACGCACCCCACCCTGCACGCCACGCGCATGCCGCCTCCCCGCCCCCAAGAAGGTGTGCACCGCCGTTCCGGCCTGCGAATTTTCTTCGCTCCGAGTCGAGAACCTCACCGACCGAACGCTGCGTGGGTCTCAGTATG harbors:
- a CDS encoding DUF3800 domain-containing protein — translated: MGTKRTDDDDSPPPPGVKRWIISCDESGTGGKPFYGFGSLWSPDQRRGDFAAMITDLRERYRYPYEIKWNKVNDANLKFYKALVESFFKTNYLAFHCLVVRMADVDLTHHSGSWDLARQKHFTRLLTNKIQRCLTAYPERAQTFRIWVDPIQSSYGKADEVVEIIANHVLKKLFGQVRSVDRVFTRDSKDTPSIGLCDVLLGAVMETWQKDSQREAKVELRQWIADHLGWPSLNHDTHKNEVKFNVWYFYDPTAGAPRAVKTEPVKLKYPLPQTVRRASNR
- a CDS encoding polysaccharide biosynthesis C-terminal domain-containing protein, producing the protein MNAAEPAPQTAPASGPVRSEERSTLARTRQLVIARGASTVLTFCIPLVLARMLNTTQYGTYKQFVLVAQTAYLLLPFGVTQSLYYFLPNGQNRRAYICQTHLFTGAVAAAAAVVLFVFGAPIATRLGNPGLGAFRGQLGLYAAGLLASLPFEITFTARGRTGQAAVTYILSDIARTAAMTLPVLLGWGMAGLTTGLAAWATARWVAALLLTVRGETGPAFTRATWSQQWRYALPFGTAMLVAVPQNYFHQYAVSASVTAAEFAAYSIGCFQLPLVDLLYMPTTEILMVRIGELDAEKRSAEAAGVFSQAVARLSQLFLPLALFLFAAAGDFVPALFSTRYLSAVPIFRVAVWAIVLSSFPADGALRARKRTDFILRSYVLKAVVAVPAVIVGIHAWGAFGAIIGWLLGEVAGKGILLARLPETLAASVRELLPLRTFAKTLAAGTAAAAAVALFAWAAPPEKHVARLAFECLLFAGVHAGVLALLGERPLALVTSFIRG
- a CDS encoding methyltransferase domain-containing protein, with translation MKSTQENVPKGSFDPNQVAATNTAHNDVDGRQSARWANEVEFFDRLADRIERGLRPFSSKELNRYTRHPRRIYDKEFRFRMLGDLTGLRVLDLGCGEGSNSVFLALNGAQVVGLDISPRLIELAKKRAGLNGVESKTQFRCIPIERAELPESSFDVIWGDGILHHLIDVLEPTLQQLVRCAKPGARIVFSEPVAQNLLLRSLRGHVPIHTDATPDERPLETRELELINKYLPGLRAQHFHGLGRLTQFVVPVHAYEEAPWHRRLLADALHTADFAMLSVPGLRSLGGMRVMWGEVRK
- a CDS encoding PKD domain-containing protein, with the protein product MGCGVPAGDTSSRVARSAATSSTVVAVAVFDGSTGTGPAPDTEYFDGTRSYSTDPNHWIASIHWDWGDGQSSNTDWTTHKFVNPGTYTVTMTATNDVGQTGTATLTVHVTGTTTTASTTTSGSSSSTTAGSSGSSSSTTGSSSSSSSTATASSSSSSSSTGSTTGGGTSDVVAVAVFDGSVGQGAAPDTEDFDGTRSHTTNANNWIASIQWNFGDGSTSNADWVSHVFKNAGTYTVVMTATDNTGQKGTATLTVHVTGTSAGSTSATATAASSSSGTTGTGTSSSSSSSSGSTGTRSSSSSSSSSTTTTTGTSTTGTTATSTTGTTASSTSTTGTSGTTTTGTTGATGEQPVAIAVFDGSVGEGVVPDTEYFDGTRSYTTQSNHFIASVHWDFGDGATSTQGWLTHTYTKAGDYTVTLTVTDDTGATAKDTLRVSVAATAACSALLPPASPNALTVFLDPNWGCIEGFGDDEGNGVLTEEAGALIGEPDQVGRFFTFGSGTVTRQTDQGAGTVGFRLQPLPTGYANLWAPLQQSSSLLQVYAPDGTMVRQVQFTAPAGAFLKTLVASSIPGDVYAGLSDSVSPPTVQRYSSQLLPVGAPLTFAAGDQLTALGVNREGHVLVLFSTLTGSQQAQWFTASLEPMTSAFAVSVTPDGVTGGAWRGLVMLTDGSLAMRGDGNYAAVFPDAQAKQNPVPAWISSRGNSDLFPVRGFTGYAAVPPGPSWQGTVELLTPSGQSCGCFTGQDAPATIIDQFVTVGRDGTLFVPLANSGGTCVYRWYPQLLE